One archaeon BMS3Bbin15 genomic window, CCCTGTCCAGAACAACACTCCTTAACTTCCTATCTCCTTTAGCTTCAAGAATATTTGTCCTGTTTATTACCTCGATTTTATCACTCTCTTCAATTCTTCTCAGGTTCGGTGGCTCAGGATGAATCTTCTCTCCTCTATATATAATATAAACTTTTGAAGCATACTCCTGAAGAAGGAGAGCCTCTTTTGCAGCGCCGTCGCTTCCGCCAACAACAGCCACTACTTTATCCCTGAAAATAGGACCATCACAGAGAGCACAGTAATAAACACCACGGTTTTCAAATTTGTCTGCCCCCTCTGCAGGAAGCTTTCTTCGCCTTGTGCCTGTGGCAAAAATTATAACCCTTGATGTAAAACTTTCGCCTTCTTCGGTCTCTATATAAAAGTGTTTATTCTTCCTCTCAACATTTTCAACTATATCTTCAAGAATTTCAGCACCATACTCCAGAGCATGCTCATTCAGAAGCATTGAAAGTGCCTCTCCAGAGATTTTTTTGAAACCAGGATAGTTCTCAATATTCGTGGTTGTGGCAATTGTTCCTCCCACGCTATCCCCTATTACCATAGTTTTCATTTTCAACCTGCCTGAATACATACCTGCCGCAAGAC contains:
- the trxB_4 gene encoding thioredoxin reductase, whose translation is MLLDIIIIGSGPAGLAAGMYSGRLKMKTMVIGDSVGGTIATTTNIENYPGFKKISGEALSMLLNEHALEYGAEILEDIVENVERKNKHFYIETEEGESFTSRVIIFATGTRRRKLPAEGADKFENRGVYYCALCDGPIFRDKVVAVVGGSDGAAKEALLLQEYASKVYIIYRGEKIHPEPPNLRRIEESDKIEVINRTNILEAKGDRKLRSVVLDREYKDSRELIINAVFVAIGGEPQSELARNLGVKTNSKGEIIIDREAKTNIDGVFAAGDVCDTKFKQVIVGVAEGVIAAYSAYGYNLHIS